CCATATTTCAAAATAAGCAATATACCAGATAAGGAAAGGAACTTGACAAAAATGCAGAATTTAATCCTTCCGGAGGTCCGATGAAAGAGCACCCCATCCTCATGAACTGCGCCATGGTGCGCGCCTTGCTCGACGGCAGCAAGACGCAGACGCGGCGCATTATGAAGCCGCAACCAGAGCCGACCCCGCATCGTCCAGGCGACTACCAGTGGCCTTGCAATGCGTTCCAGTCGATGGTGAGCGTTTCGGATACGCGTGCGCCTGGCGCCCACGGCATGGCCGGCGACGCGTGCCCACACGGCGGGCATGGTGACGGTCTGCGCGTGCGCGAAACGTTCTTCGCCTACGGCCGCTGGGTGACGCGCTACAGCAAGAAGAAGCGCCGTGACGAATGGCACTTTATCGACATGACCGTCGAATGCGACCGCGCATACCAGTACGACGCCGAATCCCCGGACGTGCCGCTGGCGGCCGGGCGCGGCGGCGCACTACCCGGCTGGTACAAGCGCCCCTCTATCTTCATGCCTCGCGCTGCCAGCCGCATCTTGCTGGCGATCGTGTCGGTGCGCGTCGAGCGCCTGCAGGACATCAGCGATGCCGACATTGTTGCCGAAGGCATCGATATGGAAGCGCTGGCGGAATCGCAGGAGCGCTACGACGCGATTGCCAAGGATGGCAACGCATCCGGCCGGGCTACGCTGCGCACGACCTGGCGCGATCTGTGGGAGTCGACCGGCGGCGAGTGGGAAACGAACCCGTGGTGCTGGGTAATTTCGTTTAAGCGGGTGACGCCGTGAGCGCAATGATCCTGCGCAGCGTGGCGGAAACACTGCCGCGATTCGCATATCGGTTCGCGAACGAGGTGGTCCTGCACGAGGGCATGGCGCAGGTGCTCACCGAAGCCGGAATCGAATTCCAGCGCGAGGTGGTAGCTGGGTCGAAGGATCGTTTCGACTTCCTTGTCGCGCCCGGCATCGTCATCGAGGCCAAGATTAAAGGCTCGCTATCGCAGGCGCTCACGCAAATCGCCCGATACGCCGCCCGGCCAGATGTCACGGCCGTGCTGCTGGTAACGACCAGGTTCTGGGGTACAGCTGGCGCCAAGGTCGAGCAACTGCACGGCAAGCCGGTGCGCATTATCAAACTGACAGGAGCATCGTTTTGACTTCGACATACGGAACCATCAACTATACCGAGCGTTTCTGGCTTATCCAGGGCGAACCGTTCGTGCGGGCGCGACTGAAGCGCGTTTTCCCGCGCGTGCCGCAGCATGCCGCCAAGCACATCTGCATTTCGGTGACGCCGGAGAATACGCGCGAACTGGCCTGGTTTATCGACCGGTACCCGATGGACGTCGATCGCCGCGACATCATGGATCGCCTGGCCGATCAGCATCGGGACAGCGAAACGCGGCTGGCGGACCTGATGGCTGGCCACGTGGCGCCCTTCGATATCAAGCTCGCTAAGCCGGCGCGCGAATACCAGGCCTTCGCCGCGCAGATGCTCGAGCTGAAAGGCGGCTTCCTGCTGGCGGACGACCTGGGCCTGGGCAAAACGGTTTCGGCCATCTGCGGCATGGTGCGCGCCGAGAATCTGCCCGTCGTGGTGGTCTGCCCGGCGCACTTGCCGCGCCAGTGGCGCGCCATGATCAAGGAGTTCGCGCCCGACCTGACCGTGCACATTCTCAAGAAAGGTTCGCCATACGACCTGATGCCGCGCTCGCGCTCGAAGCAGATTGAACTGATTCCGCCGCGCCTGCCGGACGTGATCATCACCTCGTATCACAAGCTGCGTGGCTGGGCAGAGACTTTGCACGGCGTGGCGAAATACGTGGTCTATGACGAGTGCCAGGCGCTGCGCAGTCCCGGCACCGCAATCTACCAGGCTGCCGCACACCTTGGCGCCGGTGCCGCGCGCCGCATGGGCCTGAGCGCAACACCGATCTATAACTATGGCCACGAGTTCTATCACGTGCTGAACGTGGTGGCGCCCGAGGCGCTGGGCGAGTACGACGAATTCGTGCGCGAGTGGTGCTCGACCGAAGTTGACGGCAAGGCCAGGCTGGCCAACGCCAAGGAATTCGGTGCCTACCTGCGCCGCGAAGGCATCATGCTGCGCCGTACGCGCGCAGATGTGGGCCGCGAGCTTCCCGACTTGTCGAAGATCGTGCACGAAGTAGACGCCGACGAGAAGGCGCTCGATGCCTTACAGAGCGACGCAGTCTCTCTGGCTAAGATCGTCCTGCGCCATAACGAGCAGTTCCGCGGTGAAAAGATGCAGGCCGCCGGCGAATTCGACGCGCTGATGCGCCAGGCCACTGGCATCGCCAAGGCGCCCTATGTTGCCGAGTTCGTCAAATTATTGCTCGACAGCGGCGAGCCGATTGTGCTGTTTGGCTGGCACCGTGCGGTCTATGGCATCTGGATGGAGGCGCTGGCCGACTTCAATCCGGTGCTGTACACCGGTAGCGAGTCGGCGAACCAAAAGGACGAGGCGGTCAGCGCTTTCCTGACTGGCAAGGCCCAGGTGCTGATCATGTCACTTCGATCCGGCGCTGGCGTCGACGGCCTGCAGGGCTATTGCAATACGGTTGTGTTCGGCGAACTGGACTGGTCGCCTGGCGTGCACGAGCAATGCATCGGGCGGGTGCACCGTGATGGCCAGGATGCGCCCTGCTCTGCTTACTTCCTGGTGTCGGACAGCGGCGCCGACCCGATCATGGCCGAAGTGCTGGGCGTGAAGCGTGAGCAGATCGAGTCGGTGCGCAATCCGGACTCGGCGCTTGCCGAACGGATCAACACTGGCGAGAACAACATTCAGCGACTGGCGCGGGAATTTTTGGCGCGGCGAGGTGAGGCTTTAACGCCAGTGGAAACGGTAGCCGCACTCCCAGGCGTGCCGGGAGCTGCGACATGACCGACAACGACGAAGTGCCCAACAGCGAGCGCAGCCCCGGCGCCGCACGGGTGGCGGCAGCCCTGATACTGATTTACGTGGCGGCGACCTTGGCGGGCGTCCTGGCCGCGACAACCTGAAAGGTGGATATGAGCAAGCTTATTGAATGGGCGCCGGTCGTGCGCGACACCAACGGATCATATGTGCATCCGGACCTGCCGGCTATTGATGATGGCGACGTCGAGAATGTGAAGAAATGGCTCCAGTCCCATGGGCTACTGATGCAGATGGTATGGATGAAGAGTGACGCGCCGGCCATGTTCGATAGCCACGGTGATGGTGATCCATGTGCAATTGCCGCCTGGCAGCCCGCGCCGCCAGCTGGCGATGACTGGTTCCTGCTGGCTCTGCACGAAAGCGAGGACGGCCCGGTGGCATGGTTCGCCCGCCGTGCGCCGGTGGCGCAATGAGTGGGCGCAACCCAGCGCCGCCGCCGGAAACCCCGGCCGAGGCCGCCTACAAGTTGGACCGTGCAGTGCTGCGCGCGATCCACACCTGCCAGCCCGTACTGTTCGAGGGCAAGCAGCACCACTTGCGAGCCATGGGTACCCAGGTGCTGGGCGGGGGCGTGTCTTCCGTGATCTACCTGATGGGCGACGCGACAGCGCGCCAGCCCGGTGAAATAACCTTTTTGGAGCATGCAGAATGATTAATCTCTTAGCCGGGAGCGCGCCATGAACATGAGCGACGTAGAAATGCGCCATATCGCCGAAATGGTGGCGGCGCTGGGCGGGGCTGGCGGCAAGCGCACCGCCACCACGGCCG
This window of the Janthinobacterium agaricidamnosum genome carries:
- a CDS encoding DEAD/DEAH box helicase, whose protein sequence is MTSTYGTINYTERFWLIQGEPFVRARLKRVFPRVPQHAAKHICISVTPENTRELAWFIDRYPMDVDRRDIMDRLADQHRDSETRLADLMAGHVAPFDIKLAKPAREYQAFAAQMLELKGGFLLADDLGLGKTVSAICGMVRAENLPVVVVCPAHLPRQWRAMIKEFAPDLTVHILKKGSPYDLMPRSRSKQIELIPPRLPDVIITSYHKLRGWAETLHGVAKYVVYDECQALRSPGTAIYQAAAHLGAGAARRMGLSATPIYNYGHEFYHVLNVVAPEALGEYDEFVREWCSTEVDGKARLANAKEFGAYLRREGIMLRRTRADVGRELPDLSKIVHEVDADEKALDALQSDAVSLAKIVLRHNEQFRGEKMQAAGEFDALMRQATGIAKAPYVAEFVKLLLDSGEPIVLFGWHRAVYGIWMEALADFNPVLYTGSESANQKDEAVSAFLTGKAQVLIMSLRSGAGVDGLQGYCNTVVFGELDWSPGVHEQCIGRVHRDGQDAPCSAYFLVSDSGADPIMAEVLGVKREQIESVRNPDSALAERINTGENNIQRLAREFLARRGEALTPVETVAALPGVPGAAT